The Acidobacteriota bacterium genomic interval GCTATTCCGCAGCTTCGTCGAAGAGCGTCGTCACATCGACCGAGACGCCGTCCAGCAGCACCGAGGTCGCCGTGTCGCCACGGCCGAACTCGCCGTGCTCGGCATATTCACTGCCGTTGAGCCAGAGCACGGTGACCGTCTGGACGCGAGGATCGATGATCCAGTACTCGGTGATGCCGGCCTCGGCGTAGTCGTCACGCTTGACGACAAGATCGCGCGGCGGATCGTCGGGACTGACGACTTCGGCCACAAGATCGGCGCCGAGCCAGTAACGGTCCTGGCGACGCGGATCGAACCGGTCGCAAAGCAACAGGATGTCGGGTTCCCGGAAACTCCCCGGCCGCACGCGCATCCGCAACCCCGACGTTACGACGACCCCGCGACGCCGGGTTTCCTCGAAGTGGGCGTAGAACGTCCGGTACAGAAACAGCAGGAGGACCTGGTGCGCGTAGGTAGGCAACGGCATTGGCTCGATGCTGCCGTCGGTGAACTCGATCGGACGGCGCAAGCGATCCGTGAGCCACAGGTATTCCTCTTCGCTCCACGCCCCCTGGGGCGGCAACGCCTCGCGGAGGAGCTCTTGTAGGGCGTCCTGGGACGCGGTGGATGCCGCCCGCGTCGGTTTGGTGGAGGCCACGGTCCCTATTCTGACATGTCTGTTGGGAATAGTCCTTTAGCCTGCAAGCATGGCCGGCTGCGCACCGGTCAAGGCGAACCCCTAGCCAAACCGAGGTACAGCCGGCCCCGGCGGGTCTCCTGCGTCCGGTGCACGCGATAACCCCGGGCTTCCATTGCGGCGATGATTCGAGGTTCGCTGATTCGGGAGCGATACGCAAGGTACCACGCCCGGCGCGGCCGCGACTCCGCGAGGTAGTGGTTGACTTCGCCTTCGTGCATCCCGGGATACAGGTAGCGTGTCCGTTCGCGTCCGATCTTGGCCGTCGCAAAGGACAACTGCTCAGTTTCCACAACAGTGACCGGCCACGGACCATAGTAAGCCGCCAGGAAGATCCCGGACGCTGACAGGATCAACTCATCCTCGGGTTGGACGTGCGCCGCCAAGTAGTCGATCAGGGGAACGTCGTTGACCCGATAGTACTCGACGTGGAGCGGACGCATCAGTGCGATGCCGACAACTAGCATCGCAGCGGCCAGACGGAACAGTTTGCGCCGCGGCAACCATTCGGTGGCGAGGTGGATGCCGGCTGCGAACAGGCAGATCGCCGCCGGAAACGCGAACATGTCGGGGCGGCCGCTCCCCAGCGGGTAGATCTCCAGCGCGCTGGCGGTGAGGAACGCCGCGTATAGGCTGGCGACCACCAGACCGAAGAAGCGCGTCGCGGGCCGCACCAGCAGCCAAGCGAGGCCAAGCCCGATGAACGGCAAGGGCCACGACACGGTGTCCGGATTCGCCGCCCCGACGGTCTCCCAATTCGGCATCCCCATCTCAAGGAGCCGGCGGCCATTATTGGCGAGAAAGCTCCAGGCGTTGCCCAGCGAATCGAGAGGCAGGAAATCGTCGGGATAGAAATTACGCAACCGCTCGTTGCTCCGGCTGCGCAGCAGCAGGTATCCCGCCAGCACCGCCAGGTTGTAGGCGGCGGCGCTCACGAGAATGGAGCGCACAGGCCGGCGGCTGCGTAACCAGTCGCGCATGGCGTACGCCGTGCCCAGATTCACGATGGGGAAGCTGGCAAAGACCGAGGTCATCGCGAAGAACGGCAACACGGCGCCGGTCAGCGCCACCCGACGGAACCGCCGCGGATCGATGCCCTCGCCGTCTCGAGAGAGCCCAGCCGCGGCCAGCAGAAACAGCGCCGTCACGAGGAACTCGAGGGTGTACTGGCGGACAAAAACGCTGTAGTGCGCCACTAGTGGATTGAGCGCCGTCACCGACGCGGCGACCAGCGCCAGACTGTTGTCCTGCGTCAACCGGCGTACGACCAGCGCCATGACCGGAATGGCGGCGATACCACAGACGAACGGTAGAAGTTGAAGCGACCACTCCGGATCTCCGAAAACCACCAGGCACCAACGCCAAACCAGGAGCAGCCCCGGCGCCACTTGGATGGGCGCCGTCAGCATGTTCCACACGTCATCGCTCCGGATGATTGCCCCGTAAACGAGATCGTCTACCCACAGCGCCTCGGGGTTCCATCCCGGCACGCGGGCCAGAAAGGCCTGGATGACGACTGCAGCGACAGAAATCGCGACGACAATGCGCAATCCAGCCTTCTCCGTTAGCATCTTGGCGCACGTCAGGAGCGTCATGCCGGCTGAGTCCTCCAAACTAACGGTCGCACCCGCGAACCGGGTGTCGTCATCATACCGGTCCGCGCCGGACGACCGGCGACATGCGCTTTCGGTCGTTGTGCCTTGCTTCAACGTCGAGAAGGAAGTAGCCGGCGTGATCCGGGAACTTCCCTCCTGGGTGGCGTGCATTGTCGCGGTCAACGACGGGAGCACGGACGGGACGGCAACCGTGCTCAACGAGCTGGCGGCGGAGGATGCCAGGCTGAAGGTGATTCACCGCGATCGGAACGGTGGCGTCGGAGCCGCCATGGTAACCGGGTACGAAGTCGCGCTTGAAAGCGGCGCAGATTTCATCGTGAAGATGGACGGCGACGGTCAGATGGACAGCAAGGAGCTCCCTCGCCTCCTTCAGCCACTTCTGGACGGTCGCGCGGACTACGCAAAGGGCAACCGTTTCCGCCATGTGAGTGATCTCCAACGCATGCCCCGGGTGAAGCTGTTCGGAAACATCCTGCTGACCTTCATCACCAAGCTCGTGTCCGGCTATTGGCAGATCTTCGACGTGCAGAACGGCTACACCGCAATCTCGCGGGAGGCGCTTCAAGCGCTGCCCCTGGACCAGATCGAGCGCGGCTACTCGTTCGAGAATTCAGTTCTGGCGCTGCTCAATCTGGAGAACAGGCCGGTTGCAGACATCCCAATGCCGGCAGTGTACGGGAATGAGCGCTCCAGCATGCGGGTGAGCCGCGTCGTTCTCGGCTTCCCGCCGCGGCTCGCGCGCATGCTTTTCCGACGGCTGGTATACAAGTACGTCGTCTACGACACCTCGCCGGTGGCACTGTACCTCGGCCTCGGCACGCTCCTGGGCGGGTTCGGCACGGTCTTCGGTGCATACGAATGGCGGCTGTCGATTCAGACCGGCATCCCCGCCACCGCCGGAACCGTGGTTGCGGCACTGCTGCCCTTTCTGATGGGCTTCCTGCTCCTGCTGCAGGCAGTTGGCCTGGACATCGCACAATCGCCACACCTGCGCGACCCACGAGAGACGCTCGACGTCGAGGAGGTGCCGAGTCGTTTCGTTGGCGATGCAGCCCAAGTCGGCGATCCGGAGGGTCGTTGATGCTGGGATTCCGAGAAACGAAGGGCGTGCCGTCCCACAATCACACCGTCAACAGGCCGTGAAGCGGAAGACGACGCTGTCGGGCAGATCAGCCACCCGCGTGAAGTTCGCGGCCGGCGTTCCCGGTTCCGCGGGGACACCAGCCAGCAGGTCAAGCGCGAAACGACCCCATCTGCGCGGCAGTTTGCTGAGGAGCAGGTAGAGGTTGTCGTAGCGCCCACAGCGCGCGATAAGGACAGAATTGATCGTCGTGCCGGTGACTTCCGGGAAATACGGCTGAAGCGAGAAAGACACGGTAGCCGGCACCTGTTCCCGGAAGAAATACGGGAGATCCATGGTGTCCGCGCCGACGACGAGATCGCGCGGCGTGACATTGCGACTGACCCAGAGCCGGCGTGGCGAACTCGCAATCCGGCGGGCGTAGTCAGATCGATCGCCGTTCTTCGGCAGGACGCGCGCCGTCATGTTCCGTCCGATGACGAACTGGGCGGGTGACACGTACAGACGTTGGGCCGTCGCGTTGTCACCTTGTACGATCGCGTCACCGGCGGTGGCCAGCATGAGCGTCGCCGCGAATACGACTACTCCAACCGCCAGCCGCAGGCGTTCGGGACAAAGGCGCCAGACGAACAGTGCGCTGACGATAGCCGTGACCGCCGCCAACGGCGCCAGCATGCGATTGTCGAACTGGTCGGTCAGCACCACGAGCCGAGCCACGAAGAGGAAGGTCGACCATCCGGCTATCCAGGCGATGACGAGAACGTACCCGTAACGCGCCCGCTCCGGCACAATCGGTCGGCCGTCGCCAACGGACCGCAGCCAGGCGCACGCGCCGAGGAAAGCGGGCGTGGCGAGTGCCCACCCGATGCTCTCGCGGAAGTCGGCAACCAATTCTCCGGAAGTGATGTCCGGAAACCAGCCGGCCGCAGCCGTCGTCTGGGGCGGATAGACGAGCCCTTCACCCAGGAACGGACCAGCCAACGCTACGCACGCGCCCGCCGCGAACAGGACCAGGCGGCGTACGCGGGAGCCGTTGCCGAGCAGGCAGGCCAATCCACCCAGGGCCAATATGGGGAGGAAACCGCTTCGCACGAACAGCGCGGCGCCCACCACCATTCCACCGGCAACCGCTCGCCGGGGCGTAGCGCCTCGCGCGAACAGCGCTAGCAGCGCTAGCAGCAAGGCAATGACCACGGGTTCGGTCCACGTTCGAAGGAAGATCCAGCGGAGCTGATGAGCCAAGAACGCCGCAGCCAGCAGGCCCGCGGCTGGGCCCGCAAGGCGGGCAGCGAACAGGAACGTGAACGCAACCGCAACGCCATAGGCGCCGGGGCCGATCAGGAATGCCGCGTCGGCATGTTCCAGTCCCGTCAGTTGCGCCGCCGCCGCAATCAGGACCGAGTACCCGGGGTTGTGGCTGGCACGGGTCTTGCCCGAGAAGTCTGGCGAGAAGTCTTGCCCCCAGTATGTCGGCTGATTGAAACCTGCCGCGCTCTGCACCAGACCGTCGCCGGCAGAGAGATTGCGGGCGACATCGATGTAGTTCATGGAGTCGGCGGTGAGCCGACGGTCGAATGTAAGCGAGCGCCAGGCGAAAACGCCTACGTGGCCTGCAAAGAGCAGTGCGAGCAGGACGGCGACGATGATCCCGGCTCGCGATCCTGGCCAGCCCGAACCAATCCGGCCGCCGTCACTCTCGCGGGTCGCCGGAACGTCCTCTTTCAGGGAGGAGCCGAATCTGGCCGACGCGGACAGACCGAGGGGACCCGCGATAGCCACCTGGAACACTCTTGCCGACAGGTCGAACGCCCTCACCCAGTGACGACGGCCATAGGTCGAGTGCGGGCCGACACGCATCCAGGCCAGCGTTCCCAACCATGCAAGCGTGATGCCCAGGAAGGCCATCCAGACCGTAACGACGACGCGTTCTAGCCACGCCATCCCGTACGCCAACCGGAGGTCATCGGCGTCTGGCAGTGAGTGAAACAATCGGTAGGCCGGCAGGGGGCTTGGGCGCCCGCCGGGCGGAGACCACTCCAGTCGCAGGTTGAACGCGCCGCCGTGCTGCTCGAAGTCCACTCGGAGTTCGTGGACGCCGGCCTCAAGTCGTACCGTCCGAACCAGCGCGTGCATGTCCGCCGGCGGTGTCCGGCGAATCACCAGTTCGCCGTCAAGCCAAACGTCGAGGCGGTCGTCGCCGGCGGCGTGCAACTCGACCGCGCCTGCATCGGGCACGTACCAATAGCCGGTCCAGCGCGCACTGAAGAACCGCCTGGGCAGATCGGGATCGTCATCGAGGAAGTCGAGGGTGATGCTCGGATCGACGCCGTCAAGGAGTGGCGTTCCGCTGAACCCAACCTCTGGGAACACCTGCAGGCGCAGGCCCGTCCGCTCTGTCGCCGCGGGTCCAGCGACAGACAGCACTGCGGTCAGCGTGACGGCTGCCCCCAGGAAGGCGACCGCCAGAGCACCGAGCCTTTGCCGCCCGAGCCGGGGAAGACGAAGTCCTGCCGCCACGGATTCCTGGATCAAATCAAACTTGTCAGTGGTGTTCGGCGAGGTATAGCGCGCCGCGTTGCGTCTCCACGACGCGACGTACGGAGTAACCCTGCCTTTCGATCGCCTCGACTATCTGCTCAGTCGTCGGGGTACGGAAGGCCACATACCAGACACGATCCGGTCGGTACTCGTCCACAAACCGTTCTGCCGACGGCGCCTCCGATGTTTCCGGCGGGAACAGGTAGTGCGTCCGGTCGCGCCCAATGGTCGCCATCGTGCCGTGACTGTACCTTTCGGTGGCCGTGATTGTGACTGGCCAGTCCCCGTAGAAGGCAACTAGGAAGGCGCCGGATGGCGAGAGAATCAACCCATCTTCCGGCTGGAGGTTGGCCGAAAGACGGTCCACGAGGTGCACGTCGTCGAGGTTGAAGTAGACCACCTGCAACGGGCGGGCCAGGGCGATCGCCATCACGACAATCGCCGCCGCCATCCGGAGGAACCTGCGTGCCGGCAACGCGCTTGTGGCGCACTGCACACCGATGGCGGCCAGGCAGATAGAGAGCGGGAACGCGAAGATGTCCGCTCGCCCCGTTCCCATCGGGTA includes:
- a CDS encoding Uma2 family endonuclease; the protein is MASTKPTRAASTASQDALQELLREALPPQGAWSEEEYLWLTDRLRRPIEFTDGSIEPMPLPTYAHQVLLLFLYRTFYAHFEETRRRGVVVTSGLRMRVRPGSFREPDILLLCDRFDPRRQDRYWLGADLVAEVVSPDDPPRDLVVKRDDYAEAGITEYWIIDPRVQTVTVLWLNGSEYAEHGEFGRGDTATSVLLDGVSVDVTTLFDEAAE
- a CDS encoding glycosyltransferase family 2 protein, with protein sequence MTTAATEIATTMRNPAFSVSILAHVRSVMPAESSKLTVAPANRVSSSYRSAPDDRRHALSVVVPCFNVEKEVAGVIRELPSWVACIVAVNDGSTDGTATVLNELAAEDARLKVIHRDRNGGVGAAMVTGYEVALESGADFIVKMDGDGQMDSKELPRLLQPLLDGRADYAKGNRFRHVSDLQRMPRVKLFGNILLTFITKLVSGYWQIFDVQNGYTAISREALQALPLDQIERGYSFENSVLALLNLENRPVADIPMPAVYGNERSSMRVSRVVLGFPPRLARMLFRRLVYKYVVYDTSPVALYLGLGTLLGGFGTVFGAYEWRLSIQTGIPATAGTVVAALLPFLMGFLLLLQAVGLDIAQSPHLRDPRETLDVEEVPSRFVGDAAQVGDPEGR